The following coding sequences are from one Perognathus longimembris pacificus isolate PPM17 chromosome 13, ASM2315922v1, whole genome shotgun sequence window:
- the Tut1 gene encoding speckle targeted PIP5K1A-regulated poly(A) polymerase, whose product MAAAGSDVEALPRGGFRCSLCQVTTANRPSLDAHLGGRKHRHLVELRAARKAQGLRSVFVSGFPKDVDSAQLSEYFQTFGPVASVVMDKDKGVFAIVEMGDVSAREAVLSQSQHSLGKHRLRVRPREQKEFQSPAAKSPKGVGPDSQQLARALAEAPDVEAQMVKLVGLRELSEAERQLRNLVVALMQEVFTEFFPGCVVHPFGSSINSFDVHGCDLDLFLDLGDMEEPQPASKAPESPSLDSALASPLDPQTLACTPASPPDSQPPASPQDSEALDLETPSSSLAPQTPDSALASETVASPQSLPPASPLQEDRGEGDPGKAQEEAEVLKEEQPEGAAMLELVGSILRGCVPGVYRVQTVPHARRPVVKFCHRPSGLHGDVSLSNRLALHNSRFLSLCCQLDGRVRPLVYTIRCWAQGRGLSGSGPLLNNYALTLLVIYFLQTRDPPVLPSVAQLTQKAGEGEQVEVDGWDCSFPRDASRLEPSTNVEHLSSLLAQFFSCVSSWDLRGSLLSLREGRALPVVGALPSNLWEGLRLGPMNLQDPFDLSHNVAANVTSRMAGRLQNCCRVAANYCRSLQYQQRSSRGRDWGLLPLLQPSSPSSLLSATPIPLPPAPFPRLTDALVQVLREALGCRIEQGTKRPRSGDRAESPQGGTSKRLKLDAQRKSSEEGKEEQQGCEEDPGEDGVEEMVIEAGEVPQDWAMRSPGPSGELPVVTTNCVDTLAEQRSMAPELTGEGSQGEPRKGASCPTLVSWRCALWHRVWQGRRRARRRLQQRSKEGGGNRTTAGLEWLAMEAQVTQELREPNVGEQTPDTQPLLTFVASASQADQTLTVTPLQDSQGLFPDLHHFLQVFLPQAFRNLLK is encoded by the exons ATGGCGGCGGCGGGCTCGGATGTGGAGGCGCTGCCGCGCGGGGGCTTCCGCTGCAGCCTCTGCCAGGTCACCACAGCCAACC GACCCAGCCTGGATGCCCACTTGGGAGGCAGGAAGCACCGCCATCTGGTTGAACTGCGTGCTGCCAGAAAGGCCCAGGGACTAAGGAGTGTATTTGTCAGCGGTTTCCCCAAGGATGTGGACTCGGCTCAGCTCTCTGAGTACTTCCAGACATTCGGACCTGTGGCCAGTGTTGTCATGGATAAGGACAAG GGCGTGTTTGCCATCGTGGAGATGGGGGACGTGAGTGCTCGGGAGGCTGTCTTGTCACAGTCCCAGCACAGCCTGGGAAAACATCGCCTTCGTGTCCGACCTCGGGAGCAGAAGGAGTTCCAGAGCCCAGCTGCCAAGTCCCCGAAAGGCGTGGGCCCCGACAGTCAGCAGCTTGCCAGAGCCTTAGCCGAAGCCCCGGATGTGGAGGCCCAAATGGTGAAGCTGGTGGGACTGAGGGAGCTGTCTGAGGCCGAGCGGCAGCTGCGGAACCTCGTCGTGGCCCTCATGCAAGAGGTCTTCACAGAGTTCTTCCCAG GTTGTGTGGTCCATCCTTTTGGCTCTTCCATAAATAGCTTTGATGTCCATGGCTGTGATCTGGACCTCTTCTTGGACCTAGGTGATATGGAAGAACCTCAA CCAGCCTCCAAGGCTCCTGAGTCTCCATCTTTGGACTCAGCCCTTGCTTCCCCACTGGATCCTCAAACTCTGGCCTGTACCCCAGCGTCTCCTCCAgactcccagcccccagcctctccCCAAGATTCTGAAGCACTGGACCTGGaaactccttcctcctccctggcaCCCCAGACTCCGGACTCTGCTTTGGCCTCTGAGACTGTCGCCTCCCCCCAGTCCCTTCCTCCAGCCTCACCCCTACAGGAGGACAGGGGAGAAGGGGACCCGGGGAAGgcccaggaagaggcagaggtGCTGAAGGAGGAGCAGCCCGAGGGAGCGGCAATGCTGGAGCTGGTGGGATCCATTCTCCGTGGCTGTGTCCCTGGTGTGTATCGGGTCCAAACCGTGCCCCATGCCCGGCGCCCTGTAGTCAAGTTCTGCCACCGACCTTCCGGTCTCCACGGCGATGTCTCCCTCAGTAACCG GCTAGCCCTGCATAACTCCCGGTTCCTGAGCCTCTGCTGTCAGCTGGATGGGCGAGTGCGACCCTTGGTGTACACCATCCGCTGCTGGGCTCAGGGGCGAGGCCTGTCAG GGAGTGGCCCCCTTCTCAATAATTACGCCTTGACCTTGCTCGTGATCTACTTCCTGCAGACCAGAGACCCTCCCGTGTTGCCTTCTGTGGCCCAGCTCACCCAGAAAGCAG gggagggagaacaggtgGAAGTGGATGGCTGGGACTGTAGTTTCCCCAGGGATGCCTCAAGACTGGAGCCCAGCACCAACGTGGAGCACCTCA GTTCTCTGTTGGCCCagttcttctcctgtgtctcttcTTGGGACCTCCGTGGCTCACTGCTCTCCTTGAGGGAGGGCCGGGCATTGCCGGTGGTGGGGGCCCTGCCCTCTAACCTCTGGGAGGGTCTGCGCCTTGGCCCCATGAATCTCCAGGACCCCTTTGACCTGAGTCACAATGTTGCGGCCAATGTGACCAGCCGGATGGCTGGGCGGCTCCAGAACTGCTGCCGAGTGGCAGCCAATTACTGCCGAAGCCTCCAGTACCAGCAGCGATCCTCTCGGGGTCGGGACTGGGGGCTACTCCCCCTTCTACAGCCCAGCTCCCCCAGCTCCCTGCTGTCTGCCACGCCCATCCCCCTTCCCCCGGCCCCCTTCCCCCGGCTCACTGATGCCTTGGTCCAGGTGTTAAGGGAAGCACTGGGATGCCGCATAGAGCAGGGAACCAAGAGACCGAGGTCCGGAGATAGAGCTGAGTCTCCCCAAGGAGGGACAAGCAAAAGGTTGAAACTAGATGCACAGAGAAAGAGCagtgaggaggggaaagaggagcagCAGGGATGTGAGGAGGACCCTGGTGAAGATGGGGTGGAAGAAATGGTTATAGAGGCTGGAGAGGTGCCGCAGGACTGGGCCATGCGGAGCCCTGGGCCATCAGGGGAGCTGCCTGTCGTGACCACAAACTGCGTGGACACACTTGCTGAGCAGAGGTCCATGGCACCTGAGCTGACTGGAGAGGGGTCTCAGGGCGAGCCTAGAAAGGGGGCATCATGCCCCACCTTAGTGAGCTGGCGCTGTGCTCTGTGGCACCGAGTGTGGCAGGGGCGCCGGCGAGCCCGGAGACGCTTGCAGCAACGAAGCAAAGAAGGAGGTGGCAACAGGACCACCGCAGGATTGGAGTGGCTGGCCATGGAGGCTCAGGTAACCCAGGAACTGAGAGAACCAAATGTTGGCGAACAGACGCCAGACACCCAGCCTCTCCTGACCTTCGTGGCGTCCGCCTCGCAGGCCGACCAGACGCTCACTGTGACCCCACTCCAGGACTCTCAAGGCTTGTTCCCTGATCTCCATCACTTCTTACAGGTTTTCCTCCCGCAAGCCTTTCGAAATCTCCTCAAGTAG
- the Eef1g gene encoding elongation factor 1-gamma → MPSSLSGGCLATALPGPLPPLPGGALCGSTDSPTPFLCGITMAAGTLYTYPENWRAFKALIAAQYSGAQVRVLSAPPHFHFGQTNRTPEFLRKFPAGKVPAFEGDDGFCVFESNAIAYYVSNEELRGSTPEAAAQVVQWVSFADSDIVPPASTWVFPTLGIMHHNKQATENAKEEVRRILGLLDAHLKTRTFLVGERVTLADITVVCTLLWLYKQVLEPSFRQAFPNTNRWFLTCINQPQFRAVLGEVKLCEKMAQFDAKKFAESQPKKDTPRKEKGSREEKQKEKASERKEEKKAAAPAPEEEMDECEQALASEPKAKDPFAHLPKSTFVLDEFKRKYSNEDTLSVALPYFWEHFDKDGWSLWYAEYRFPEELTQTFMSCNLITGMFQRLDKLRKNAFASVVLFGTNNSSSISGVWVFRGQELAFPLSPDWQVDYESYTWRKLDPGSEETQTLVREYFSWEGAFQHVGKAFNQGKIFK, encoded by the exons ATGCCGTCCTCACTTTCCGGCGGCTGCCTCGCCACGGctctccccggccccctccctcctctccccggcGGCGCACTTTGCGGCAGCACCGAcagccccaccccctttctctgcGGAATCACCATGGCGGCTGGG ACCCTGTACACATATCCTGAAAACTGGAGGGCCTTCAAGGCCCTCATTGCTGCTCAGTACAGTGGGGCCCAGGTCCGTGTACTCTCCGCACCACCCCACTTCCACTTTGGCCAAACCAACCGTACCCCTGAATTTCTCCGAAAATTTCCTGCTGGCAAG GTCCCAGCATTTGAGGGTGATGACGGATTCTGTGTGTTTGAGAGCAACGCCATCGCCTACTATG TTAGCAATGAGGAGCTTCGGGGAAGTACTCCGGAGGCAGCTGCCCAGGTGGTGCAGTGGGTGAGCTTTGCTGACAGTGACATAGTGCCCCCCGCCAGCACCTGGGTGTTCCCCACCTTGGGCATCATGCACCATAACAAACAG GCCACTGAGAATGCAAAGGAGGAGGTGAGGCGAATTCTGGGGCTGCTGGACGCTCATCTGAAGACAAGGACTTTCCTGGTGGGCGAACGAGTGACACTGGCCGACATCACAGTTGTCTGTACTCTGTTGTGGCTCTATAAACAG GTCTTGGAGCCTTCCTTCCGCCAAGCTTTCCCCAATACCAACCGCTGGTTCCTCACCTGCATTAACCAGCCCCAGTTCCGGGCTGTCTTGGGGGAGGTGAAGCTGTGTGAGAAGATGGCACAGTTTGACG CTAAGAAGTTTGCAGAGAGCCAGCCTAAAAAAGATACCCCACGGAAAGAGAAGGGCTCCAGGGAAGAgaagcagaaggaaaaggcttctgagcgaaaagaggagaaaaaggcaGCTGCCCCGGCTCCGGAGGAGGAGATGGACGAGTGTGAGCAGGCGCTGGCTTCTGAGCCCAAGGCCAAGGACCCCTTCGCTCATCTGCCCAAGAG TACCTTTGTGTTGGATGAATTTAAGCGCAAGTACTCCAATGAGGACACGCTGTCGGTGGCGCTGCCATATTTTTGGGAGCATTTTGATAAGGATGGCTGGTCCCTGTGGTATGCTGAGTACCGCTTCCCTGAAGAGCTCACCCAGACCTTCATGAGTTGCAACCTCATCACGG GAATGTTCCAGCGATTGGACAAGCTGAGGAAGAATGCCTTTGCCAGTGTTGTCCTCTTTGGAACCAATAatagcagctccatttctggagtcTGGGTTTTCCGAGGCCAGGAGCTTGCCTTTCCG CTGAGTCCAGACTGGCAGGTGGACTATGAATCCTACACATGGCGGAAACTGGATCCTGGAAGCGAGGAGACCCAGACCTTGGTTCGAGAGTACTTTTCCTGGGAGGGGGCCTTCCAGCACGTGGGCAAAGCCTTCAATCAGGGCAAGATCTTCAAGTGA